The genomic window TTAGAAAGGTACTAATTATAGTTAGAATGACAATTACAGCTTTTCAAACAGCCTCATCAGGCTAATTTACATAATCAATATTTATATCATTCTTTAATTAATTTTCTTTTATAAAACGCACCGTTCATTTCTATTACAGCAATATAAACTCCGGAAGGAATTTGTTGAGTATTAGCTTGTGCTAAATTCCAGTGAACCGTATGTCCAAAACTATCTACGGTTTCTTCTAAAGTTTTTACCAATTGTCCGTTGATATTGTAGATAGTAATGTTAGCTTTAGTAGGCTCCTGAGCACTTAGTTCAAAGGATACTTTATCTGTAAAGGTGTTAGGATATACTTTTAGGTTTTTGTCTATGATTTGATATAATTCTTTTGCATTCTTTTTCCAGGTGGTGCCTAAAGGTTGGTCAAGCCAAACTAAAATAAATTCGTTATCATCTGGTAAGGAGGTACCTACATGTCGGCCTACGCTAAACGGATAATTATTATCATTTACAATTCCTACCAGGAAAGGGTTAAAGACAACTACACTCTCTATGGTCACAAAAGGAAAAGCAAATTCTCTACCAATACCTACGTCACCCGGTAAACCCGGAACGGACAGTTTAGCAAAATCATTCATATTTAATAGGTCAAGGTTTAGCTGTTTGGCCACTTCTTTTTCACCTTTGTTAAACTGAACTTCGTATACCGCCTTAAAGCCATTCAAGTCACCCTGTGAATCATCTCTTTCTATAATTACCCCACGGTTATCACTGAATAATACAAAATCCCCGATAGCGGTAGCTTTTTCGTTAAGTGGGTATTCAAAAATATTTTGGCTATACGCTTTTGAACGAATATCAAATTCATGGATAAGCAAGTTCTTGTTTTCAGCGTTTTCCAGAGGTTTTTCTAAAAGCGGATACAGTTTTTCTCCTTTTATATCGATGGCCATTCCTTCAAATCCACCGCTTCTTTTTACTAAAAACGGATGATTTAATTGGGTACTACGATATGGCCAGTACATACCGGCTAACCAGGGTGTGTTCTCACCATTTTGATCTTGTAAATTGGTTCCATCACCAGAAGTCCCCACTTTTGGGAAATCCCCGAATAAGCAAACCGTTCGAATGGATGGATAGTTTTGATGTGCAAGCAACAAAGTCCTAAAATCAAAACTCTGGATATCAGCTCGGTCTTCTAATTTATTAGCAATAATAGTTTCTACAATCTTTTGGGTAAAAACTTCAGGGGATAAGGTTCTTTCGGCAAAAACATCTCCCCGGTCATCTGTATCTGTACGCGGATTAATTTTAGTTTCTATATTATAACGTACTTGCGCAGCGTTTTTCCATCGTAGGCTTGCTTCAGGATGCGACTTACCTTCACCGTACTTATAATACCTCACGTAAGACCTTACAAAATCAAAAAGCTGCTGTAGTGAGGGCATTACGTAGGGATGCGGTAATCCGAATCGTTCGGTAAACGCAACGGATACCGGGGATAAATCCAAATCATTACTTTGTAACGGACGTCCGTCCAGTAATCTATCTGCGATAAAGGTGTTCTGAATTTCAGCTAAAGTCAAATCTTTTACCAATACTTCATCTTCATAAACATAAGGCATACTGTCAATTCTTCGCACTTTTGCTGCTTCAATATGCGGGTCATGATCCAATACCGGTATGGAATCACGGGTAATTCCGCAATCTGTTTCCAGAGTTGGCATGAGATTATCCAATGCTGCTTCCATAGAAGGTAAGGTATTCTCAGGACGTAAATTACGCGCTCCGCGGTGTCCCTGTGCGTCAAACTTGGTGATATCAATTAAACCTTCACTGGTAAGGAAATCTGCTTTTCCGTCCTGATCCCCATCAAAATTGCGTACTGCAGCTAATAACACATCCGGACTATCCGAGATAATTCCCTGTACTCCCAAATTCATTAGTAAGTTCATATTTACGGAATCATTAACGGTGTATACTACTACATCATGTCCGCCACGATTTAAGGAAGATATGTTAAAAATAGCACTGGAGGCTTCGGTAAGTTCTTCGGTTGGATTTTTACGATCTGCTACGAAGGTAGCTTCATTATTATCGTCTAACATTACAAACCAGGGGGACATTACCGGAGGTTTACTTCCAAATTGTGCAGCATGTGATCGCATGGCATTCATGATACGTAAAGCACTGGATTCTTCATTAAACGGATTTTGAGGCGATCTTAATTCACCACCTTCTTCGGAAACATTTGGAAGGGGGATAGGAGCACTCAATAAAATACCATTACGGTCAAACTGAAGAAGAAAAGGACCGAATTCATCTCCGATCCAATAATCCCCATTTGCGGTTTGTTGAATAGATTCGATATCAAAATCAGCTCCGGTTAAGATTCTTTCCGCAGAAAATTCATTAGTGATAGCAAAAGGAATTAAATTATTTGGATCTTTTAATTCGATAAAATTAAGAACTTCGATATCTCCCTGGTTTTTGTTTATTACCGATTTAAAATTAGGTTTGATGGTATATAACCTAAGATTATAACCGGCAGAATTTTCCATACTTCCGAAGCCATTATCCGAAAGAGCGATAAAAGTACCATCAAAGTTATTCAATACCGATGAAAAGCCCTGTACCGGTTGCTTATCTATAAAAGGGACGGGTTGTTTATTGATAGTATCCGTACCCAAATAACGTCCGGAAGTGGGTCCGGTAGCAAAGGTATTAGCGGGTAATACGGCACGGGAAACCAAAATATCTCCGAAGTTAAAGAAAGATTTTCCTAAACTTTTAGAAAAGTAGTTTTGACTAAAATTTTGATCTTGTTTTAGTTGAAATTTAGTAGTATTAGCTTCTTCTATCTGATGGGTTTGAGCCATCATTGGGATTGAAGACAACATACTGATTTTGGCAGCTCGTAACCAGGTTTTCCCTAATACTTTTAGCGTAAGACGCGTAACATACTTCATATTTTGAGTTTTAAATTAGTAGTGAAATTTTAATGAAGTAAAAGTATAAGAAGCGTGTTACGCCTGCGTTTTGTAGAGTTCACTAAAACTTTAGGAAGTTATTATTAAAGTGTTATGCGTGTAAAATTTTTGTTTTGTGGTATTAATATAAGGGTAGAAATTAATGTAAAATGAGTCATGAAGAAAGCGTTTATTTTAGACTCTTTTCTAACTTTTTAAGGTTTTATATGTATTAAATATTGTTATAATTTCTATTCTTTTACCATTGTTAAGCGTGGTTATTATTCTGTCTGCTTTTGAATCCATTCCATAAGTTCATCTTGCTTTAACTTCGATTAAGAAACTAATTACCTATGAGCGATATATGTTGCTATTGAGTGCCATTATCCGCTATGATTTCGACTACTGTTTTATTTCGCTCCGAAATCAGGTGAGCATCTTTTTCATTCACAAAGAAATTCGAGTTCGTCCAATTATTAAAATTAGTATTTAAATCTGCTAAATAATATTGTCCGGAAATCTCAAAGTCAATCATCGCCATTTGAAATTTATAAATTCCGTTTAAATCAAACATCGTTTTTCTTAAGAATTCCGTTAGTTCTGTGGGATATTTTGGATTTTCATTCCATGTTTGATATTCCGCTCCGAAAATTTCTTCTATGGTTGATGTATAAAAACAAACATCAAACCAGTTAAATCCAGTTTCAATCGACTCAGTTTCGTGAATATGGAATGTCTTAAATGGAATTGAATAATTGTCTAGATTTAAAATCCATTCATGTTCAAAATTTTCAATTTTAATATCGGTTACCTCGAAATTTTTGTTAAATGGTCCATCAACGTTTTCGAGTGATTTAATAAAATCAGTATATCGTTTTATTGGTTCCATATCTAGACTCGGACAAACTTGAATGCACAATTCATAAAATCCTCCGCACCTTAATTTTTCATTTTGAAATATGTCTTTTGTTTTAATCACGATGTCTTTTTTATACTCAACGGATCGTCTGTATCCTTTGTAGGCATTATCTTATAACGTAATACAGTTTGTAATTTTTTGTTTTACTGAGACAATACGTTAGTTATAATTTCTTTGAACATATCAATTCCTGTCTCTATTAATTCATCCGGAAAATCATAATTGGAATTATGCAAAGCTGGAGTATTCATACCTGCGCCTAATCCAAACATTGCAGTTTTGTAGTGAGTGGTAAACCACCCGAAGTCCTCCCCAAACTTAAATGGATACGGTCTTTCAATTATTTTAAATTTGTTTTTTTGAGCTGCTTTAATTACCTGTTGGTTACATTCACTATTATTTCTGCTTGCAGGAAAGTATTCAAGCCATTCTATTTTATACTCTAGATTATGACTTATACAAGTATCTTTTAGAATTGTCAATATTCTAGATTTTAACAAGTTCAATTCTTTTGTACCCCATGTTCTGATAGTATAATGTAATTCTCCATTTGAAGGTGAAATCCCATAAGATTTTTGTCCCATGTTTATATGTACACAGGTCAAAACAGAAAAATGGTCATCAAGTGGATTATTATTATTCAATTTGGATACGGCGTTTATAAATTTAGCAATCGCTAAACTTGGATTAATTCCGTTTTCTGGTTCTGCTGCATGTGACTCTTTTCCATTAAGAGTTATGATAAAACTTTGCACTTCAGCAGAAAATCCTTTATTCATTGTAATAACAGAGTTGAAAGGTGCTTGCGGAATATTATGAAGAGCAAAAATATAATCAGTATTAAGTTCTTTAAATTTTTTATCCTTAATTACTCTTTCAGCTCCTTTACCGTTTTCTTCTGATGGTTGAAATAGTAGTATTAATTTTCCGGAATTAAAAGATTGGTCTCTAAGCCAGAAAATTAAACCTGCTACCATTGCCATATGCCCATCATGTCCACATTTATGAGATATACCATTGTGCAGCGATTGATGTTCAAACTGATTATCCTCTTGAATGGGCAATGCATCTAGTTCGCAACGGATAGTAATAGTGTTTCCTTTTTGCGGAAATTCATAAATAGCAGCTAATCCAGTTCCTCCAATTTTTTCAATAATTTTTGTGGGGTGATGTTCTTCAACAAAATTCCGTATTCTTTTAGCAGTTTCAAATTCAGAACCCGATAATTCCGGATATTTGTGTAACTCTTTTCTTAATTCTATAATTTCTTTATTTACCAATTTTTCTAATCTGTTATAAAAGGATTTATCTTTTTAGGTGATTTTATTGTGCATAATAGGCTTGTGCATGAGTAGTAGTAGTAAACTAAAAGATAGTAACCTTTCGAATTAATATAGAGCTTAATTATGATACTTTTTTTAACTTTCAGTTCTAAATTCAAATAAGAAATTTAGCGGTCTTCGTAAATAAAAACAAATCTTTCGGTTTAGCAATAATTAGCTATGTTTTATTTACCTACCGTGTTAACCATAATTTATTTTTCAATTAATTCCGTTTTAAATTCCAGCCAAATAGTCAAAATATTTTCTGCTTTTTCTATTTTAATATTATCAGTCGTATTTATAATTGTTAACGTAATATTATTGGTAAGTCTCTTTTCAGCACGTTTTATATTCCGCCAAAATAGTTTAGAGTTTTCTTTATCTAATTCTTTCTTATTCATGTACAATTTTCCAATAACATAATATGGGATTACATATAAATGATGATTGTCATAATCGTGTGGCATGAATTCGTCCATTCCTTGTCCGACATCTTTGGTCAAATCAATTCCAAGTTGCTTTTCAAGTCCGTTTAGGTCGGATTGTACCTTAGAAATTTTATTTACATAATTTACGCAATCCGGACAGTCGCATATAAATCCGCTTTGAGATTTATAGAATTTTTCAGTTGCAATTCGATCAATTTCTAATTTTATATTTCCTAATTCTACAGTTATCATTTAATTCTGATTAACGGTTAGTGTAAAGAATGTAGGGCGGGC from Aquimarina sp. ERC-38 includes these protein-coding regions:
- a CDS encoding esterase-like activity of phytase family protein, translating into MKYVTRLTLKVLGKTWLRAAKISMLSSIPMMAQTHQIEEANTTKFQLKQDQNFSQNYFSKSLGKSFFNFGDILVSRAVLPANTFATGPTSGRYLGTDTINKQPVPFIDKQPVQGFSSVLNNFDGTFIALSDNGFGSMENSAGYNLRLYTIKPNFKSVINKNQGDIEVLNFIELKDPNNLIPFAITNEFSAERILTGADFDIESIQQTANGDYWIGDEFGPFLLQFDRNGILLSAPIPLPNVSEEGGELRSPQNPFNEESSALRIMNAMRSHAAQFGSKPPVMSPWFVMLDDNNEATFVADRKNPTEELTEASSAIFNISSLNRGGHDVVVYTVNDSVNMNLLMNLGVQGIISDSPDVLLAAVRNFDGDQDGKADFLTSEGLIDITKFDAQGHRGARNLRPENTLPSMEAALDNLMPTLETDCGITRDSIPVLDHDPHIEAAKVRRIDSMPYVYEDEVLVKDLTLAEIQNTFIADRLLDGRPLQSNDLDLSPVSVAFTERFGLPHPYVMPSLQQLFDFVRSYVRYYKYGEGKSHPEASLRWKNAAQVRYNIETKINPRTDTDDRGDVFAERTLSPEVFTQKIVETIIANKLEDRADIQSFDFRTLLLAHQNYPSIRTVCLFGDFPKVGTSGDGTNLQDQNGENTPWLAGMYWPYRSTQLNHPFLVKRSGGFEGMAIDIKGEKLYPLLEKPLENAENKNLLIHEFDIRSKAYSQNIFEYPLNEKATAIGDFVLFSDNRGVIIERDDSQGDLNGFKAVYEVQFNKGEKEVAKQLNLDLLNMNDFAKLSVPGLPGDVGIGREFAFPFVTIESVVVFNPFLVGIVNDNNYPFSVGRHVGTSLPDDNEFILVWLDQPLGTTWKKNAKELYQIIDKNLKVYPNTFTDKVSFELSAQEPTKANITIYNINGQLVKTLEETVDSFGHTVHWNLAQANTQQIPSGVYIAVIEMNGAFYKRKLIKE
- a CDS encoding amidohydrolase; the protein is MVNKEIIELRKELHKYPELSGSEFETAKRIRNFVEEHHPTKIIEKIGGTGLAAIYEFPQKGNTITIRCELDALPIQEDNQFEHQSLHNGISHKCGHDGHMAMVAGLIFWLRDQSFNSGKLILLFQPSEENGKGAERVIKDKKFKELNTDYIFALHNIPQAPFNSVITMNKGFSAEVQSFIITLNGKESHAAEPENGINPSLAIAKFINAVSKLNNNNPLDDHFSVLTCVHINMGQKSYGISPSNGELHYTIRTWGTKELNLLKSRILTILKDTCISHNLEYKIEWLEYFPASRNNSECNQQVIKAAQKNKFKIIERPYPFKFGEDFGWFTTHYKTAMFGLGAGMNTPALHNSNYDFPDELIETGIDMFKEIITNVLSQ